The DNA segment tattaaactcattaattgtcatatatatattagtcatttatggtaattccgtaggttttatttaaggaaagaaaatatcatatcatatcattatatcatatagtttgaccaatttatgtatctaacaacatataaaaatcgaatgtggacctacttatttttcaattgaatgtaattgactacctaattgagtgccacctatgcattggagcctcttttaattaatacaaaattgaggttacatcttttcaaatgttcctcaattaatatataagggatgtttCCATATCGCCGCGGAGCAACAGCCGGGTCAAAATTAACAGCAAATCTTAGGAAGGATTGACTTGAAGAGGGTGAACAAGTTCAAACATTGCAAGCCGGAACAAACCACTTTGGCCTCACACTTACTTTCTTCCCAACTTAATATCCACTGCAACACAACCGTATGAAAGGTAAAACATCACTTGGAGAGGAAGTTAGCCTTTATTACAATGTAATTTCTTATAGATTCAGATCAGAACTGATTTCTAGGAAATGCCGATGATGGATTGTTTAGAGCACCCGCAATAGTGTACCAGCAAATGGAGTCCTTAGGATTAattaactattttcttttttttgaatagttaaggatcATAATCAGAATTGTTAGTCCAATGATGTTCTCCAATTTGGAGTTCTTaggaatataaaaataataaacttttttataaaagtgaaattaaaatttttatttattgcatTATTAAAGATAAAGATACAATATTTATTAACCAACAATCAACAAATTGGttctaaatattttcaattaaatcatttttcaaaCGTTGATGTAAACGCTTATCGCGAACATCATCCCGAATGCCGAGCATATTAGCAATAGTTGTAGGCCTGTCGGTATCCACCGTGAACTTCTAGTGACGTCTCCCTCTTGAAATTCAGATATATCGAATTGAATGTATCCATCTCGTTTATTTTCGACAATCATATTGtgtagtatgatacatgctctcataatcttccctATCTTTTCTTTGTCCATTAAAAGAGCCGGATTTTGACAATCGCAAATCGAACTTGTAATACTCCAAACGCCCGTTTCACATCTTTTCGGGTTGTTTCTTGAATTCTAGCAAATAACTTTGCTTTAGGACCTTGAGGGTGCgagatagattggataaatgttgactaTTTGGGATATATACCGTCTGTGAGGTAGTAAGTCAACTTATACATGTGTCCGTTGACCACATACTCTAACCTGGGAGCTCGGCCTTgaaaaatgtcatcaaaaataGGAGACCGATCGAGgacattaatatcgtttaagatacctggaggaccaaaaaaggtgtgccatatccaaagatttTGTGAAGCCACAgcctctaagacaattgtcgggTTTCCTGATCCACGTGCGTACTgccctttccaagcggttgggcaattcttccactcctAATGCATACAGTCAATGCTTCCTACCATCCCGGGAAACCCGCGCTTCTCTCCAATATCGAGGAGTCGTTGAAGATCCTCTGGTGTGGGTCTTCGTAGATACTCATCTCCAAATAACAGTATTATTCCTTCAGTGAAATGGTGTAGACACGAAAGTGCCGTGCTTTCTCCAAGTCGAAGATATTCGTCTACCGTGTCAGCCCCAGAACCATAAGCAAGCAGACGAACAGCTGCCATACATTTTTGTAGTGGAGACAGGCCCAACCTCCCGGTTGCTTCtcttctttgtcgaaagaaaggAACGTTCTCTGAGAGGGCATGGACAATACGCATGAATAATTCCTTACTCATGCGGAAACGACGTCTGAATAAATGTGTCGAGAATGTCGCTTCTTCGCTGAAATAGTCATTCCATAAACGGTTGTGTCCGGCTTCACGGTTTCGTTCTATGTAAGCACGTTTCCTTTGCTTATAGGTTTGGCCCTCCATAATGTCGTTGTATGTATCTTCGACGATTTCATCGAATAATTCATCCAGTCTTTCTTCGACTTCATCGGATGAAGAGGATGACATTTTTTAGGGATCCTTCCTTTAAAAATAGGTTTTTAGTTGTATATTTTAATTCCAAAGttttgttccaaaaaaaaaatacgttTTTAGTTCTATATTTTAGTTCCAaagttttgttacaaaaaaaatatactacaAATGATTTAACAAAACTTGAGATCAGATTAACTTTGGAACTAAAATTTCTCAAATATACTTGACAAGTTTAGTGATCAGATTAACTTCAAAGTTTCTCAAATGAATTATATAATTCTCTAGTTTAGTAAGTATATACTACACAAGTTACTGAAGAATATACTACAAATGATTTAGATACTACACAATCTCGGTATATAAAAGAGGAGAACCAGTGTTACCTATAGATAATGTAGTTGTAGTTAAATAGAATCAGAACTTGAGATCGTTGGATAGAAATCCAAGCAAGAGAAGCAACTTGTTGTACTAAAACGAAAATATTACAAGAGAAGCAATTTGTTGTACTGAAACAAGAAGATACAAGTTCTGATGAAGAGGAAGCAAAGCGAAAGAGATACATAGCTAAAGACGTGCAAATGACAACTACTTATAGTACATAGATAGAATCTCGTGACTTGATTCACTTGAGCTAAACAACAAAAGACTTTCACAACACCAAATGCACCCGTGACTTCGTTCACATGACCCTGCAACAACACAAAAGACAAGAGTGAGCGAAGTTTAATAGTAAACAAGTACACAAAACAACAGTCACAACTTAACATACGGTTAACATCAGTTTATAGCATCTCAGACATTAGTTTGAGCTTAAGAGATGTCTCCATCTCAGATAGAGGCTCTTTTTTCCCGAGTAAACGATCAAGCAACTTATGCCTAGCGAGTTTTTCTTTAACTTCCAACACGCCCTGTAACTGTGACAATTCTTCTTCTCTagcactcttcttcttcttggtaaCACCTTTAGCTGCCTTGACCCCGACTGGTCTTTCCTCTGGTTCTCCCACTTCCGCTTGTCTATCAACCTCCGCCTGGACTGGTTTGCGCTTTTGACTCCCACCGTCCTTAGTCACATAGGTGGAGCACCATTTCTGGTCATGCCTCAGCTCCCTCCAGGCATGTTCCATGCTGAACTTGACTCCGTGATCGTTGAAGAAGAACTCTTGGGCAGCTCTCATCACATCATCATCGTTTTGACCACTTCTCTGTGCCCTAAGAGCCGCGTCATAGCTCCCAACAAACTTGCAGACTTGCTCATTTATCCTAGCCCACCTCTGCTTGCACTGCCCAAGCTCTCTAGGTATAGTCCCAGCCAGATAAGGGCTCGCGTTGTAGTATTGAACAATCCTCTTCCAAAAAGCACTAGCTTTTTGCTCATTGCTGACCACATAATCTTTACTTGTGTTAAGCCAAGCCCCAATGAGGATTTGATCCGCTTTCAGTGACCATTTCCTCCTCTCCTTCGAACCGGACTCGGCAGCAGGTTGTGTTGAATCAATTTCAAATGGAGATTGACTATAAAGTAGGTTAACAAAACCAGTGGTGTTATCCATGGTTAGAGAATGGTTGTGTCGCTCTATTAGCAACACAGAGTCTTAAGTAAgccatttacattttttttttcaattaaagcAATTAAAATCTGAGCAGTTAGGAAGATAGGAAGCAAAGAACTAGCATTTATCACCAATCAAATCCGACTAGTTAGTACAATCCTAGCAAGCTAGAGTCTTCAGTTCACTATTTCTAAACGCTAACATTTATAACCGATCAAATCCGAGGAGTTACGACGGTAGAAATCAATTCACCTTCATTAAATGACTAATTGCTTTTATTCAAGTGGGCGTACCTTGTTAGTAATGACATTGGTTCTTTGAGACACTCTCGTTTGAAGCTAATCctgaaaagaaagagaaaaaatagTCAACGAACTCACCACGCagaatattaaaaaatgaaCTACGAAAAGCACAAGGAGATATACTCACCACACAGTAACAAGAACACGGAACCTATTAAAACTAATAGACAGCACCAGCTTCTGCTCACTCTCATTAGCGTAACTCCTGATTTCTGGTTAGATAACTCAAACACACTCTTCTCTAGCAGCATAAGCTTATGCTCACTCGCATTGCCTTGATCCTTAAGCAGCCTAAGTTGTCTCTGCAACTCGCTCATCTCCTCTGTGACCGCAACATCCCACCATTTCCAGATGTGGCAGTCTCCATCATCCACATTCTCGCATGTGAAGTACCTCCTGCCGGGATCTTTATGAGTGGAGGATGTTGCAACAACAGGCTCACCACCACAGTAGCATAGCCTCGGGATTCCATCATCTGCCTCTGGTTGAGGTGGGTACTGAACCGGCTCTGGATTATTGTAGCTACTCTGACCTTCATCCGCATACAACTAAGCTTCTGCTTGAAGAAGGGAGGTAATGTCCATCGAGTCTGATGATGAGAAAGGCTGGCTGTATGAATAATCTTGTCCCATATTCgttaacctgcaagaaaaaaaaaattaagaacagaGCTAAACATAAgagagaatgaaaaaaaaaattaagaacagaGCTAAACAAATCCtaacaacacacacacacacatgatCATAAACTTGCAGCTCATCCGAGAGAACAAATTAGGAAGCTTTTTTTTATGTCTCACAGAAAACTGAACTTCTACTTGTAATCCTTAACAACAAACACATAAACTCAATACACTCAAACAGATAGTTGAGTTGTAGCTAGCAAAACTGTGCAAGAAAGAAACGCTAAGGATATTTTTCGAACCAATTAATACAAACTCAAAAAGCCCCAAATCCTTTTGAAGCCCTAATTTCAAACCAGAAGAACCCCAAATCGATGCTAGCAGTATCGTTTTCAAACCGATTAGTACAAACGCAAATCGTTTTCAAACCGATTAGTACAAACGCAAAAAGCCCCAAATCTGAAttgaaaccctaatttcaaacGAGAAGAACCCGAAATCGATGAAAGCAGTATCGTTTTCAAACCGTTAAGTACAAACGCAACAAACCCCCAAATTATGTTCGAACCCTAATTTCAAACGAGATCGATTCAACATGCAAACTAATCTATATCGATTAATCTACATCAGAAGGGTGCGATTTACCTTGTTCAGCCGACGGAGACAAATCGCCGTCTTTCGCCGCGGGAATCGCCGTCTTTCGTAGCGGGATTCGCCTTCGCTTCGTCGAGAGCAATCGCCTTTCTTCGTCGggactatttttttttctgcttcGGTCGAGTATAACCAATGTTTTACGCGTAACCAAACCGT comes from the Brassica rapa cultivar Chiifu-401-42 chromosome A01, CAAS_Brap_v3.01, whole genome shotgun sequence genome and includes:
- the LOC103868541 gene encoding uncharacterized protein LOC103868541, coding for MSSSSSDEVEERLDELFDEIVEDTYNDIMEGQTYKQRKRAYIERNREAGHNRLWNDYFSEEATFSTHLFRRRFRMSKELFMRIVHALSENVPFFRQRREATGRLGLSPLQKCMAAVRLLAYGSGADTVDEYLRLGESTALSCLHHFTEGIILLFGDEYLRRPTPEDLQRLLDIGEKRGFPGMVGSIDCMH